In Gadus chalcogrammus isolate NIFS_2021 chromosome 1, NIFS_Gcha_1.0, whole genome shotgun sequence, one DNA window encodes the following:
- the LOC130387132 gene encoding histone-lysine N-methyltransferase SUV39H1-like has translation MAENLKECGVPCKLSRDDLQDLCRRRRIHCRDLQVNKHNFNDYEVEYLCDVKRDKEDEELYLVKWKGFPEADNTWEPRKNLKCLKLVKEFRQDLVAELRRQRRRHKNPVPKRLGKELTSALVQRAKQRISLRRWEDHLNKTRSHPGRILVLNEVDLEGPPRDFTYINNYQVGRGIELNEMALGCECEDCGREPLNGCCPGASLHRTAYNKLGQVRLRAGQPIYECNTRCRCGADCPNRVVQRGIQFDMCIFKTPNGRGWGVRTLQRIKKNTFVMEYVGEIITTDEAEKRGHLYDRQGSTYLFDLDYVEDVYTVDAAHQGNISHFVNHSCNPNLQVYNVFIENIDERLPRIALFSTRAIPAGEELTFDYKMQIDPVDTESTRMDSSFSLAPLSSIPSSPKKRLRVECRCGSDSCRKYLF, from the exons ATGGCGGAAAATTTGAAAG AATGCGGTGTTCCATGCAAGCTGTCCCGGGACGATCTGCAGGACCTTTGCCGCCGGAGAAGGATTCACTGCAGAGACCTGCAAGTCAACAAACACAACTTCAACGACTATGAGGTGGAATACTTGTGCGATGTCAAGCGGGACAAG gaggacgaggagctgtACCTGGTCAAGTGGAAGGGCTTCCCCGAGGCCGACAACACCTGGGAGCCGCGCAAGAACCTCAAGTGCCTCAAGCTGGTGAAGGAGTTCCGCCAGGACCTGGTGGCCGAGCTCCGCCGACAGCGCCGCCGCCACAAGAACCCGGTGCCCAAGCGGCTGGGCAAGGAGCTGACCTCGGCGCTGGTCCAGCGGGCCAAGCAGCGGATCAGCCTGCGACGCTGGGAGGACCACCTCAACAAGACCCGGAGCCACCCGGGCCGCATCCTGGTGCTGAACGAGGTGGACCTGGAGGGCCCGCCGCGCGACTTCACCTACATCAACAACTACCAGGTGGGCCGCGGCATCGAGCTCAACGAGATGGCGCTGGGCTGCGAGTGCGAGGACTGCGGGCGCGAGCCGCTCAACGGCTGCTGCCCCGGCGCCTCCCTGCACCGCACGGCGTACAACAAGCTGGGGCAGGTGCGGCTGCGCGCCGGCCAGCCCATCTACGAGTGCAACACGCGCTGCCGCTGCGGCGCCGACTGCCCCAACCGCGTGGTGCAGCGGGGCATCCAGTTCGACATGTGCATCTTCAAGACGCCCAACGGCCGCGGCTGGGGCGTGCGCACGCTGCAGCGCATCAAGAAGAACACCTTCGTCATGGAGTACGTGGGAGAG ATCATCACGACGGACGAGGCGGAGAAGCGGGGGCACCTGTACGACCGGCAGGGCTCCACGTACCTGTTCGACCTGGACTACGTAGAAGACGTCTACACGGTGGACGCCGCCCACCAGGGGAACATCTCGCACTTTGTCAACCACAGT TGCAACCCCAACCTGCAGGTGTACAACGTGTTCATCGAGAACATCGACGAGCGCCTACCCCGGATCGCACTGTTCTCCACCCGGGCCATCCCCGCCGGAGAGGAGCTCACCTTCGACTACAAGATGCAAA TTGATCCAGTGGACACGGAGAGCACCCGCATGGACTCCAGCTTCAGCCTGGCCCCCCTCTCCAgcatcccctcctcccccaagaAGCGCCTGCGGGTCGAATGCCGCTGCGGTTCGGACTCTTGTCGGAAGTATTTGTTCTGA
- the si:dkey-16n15.6 gene encoding organic solute transporter subunit alpha, which translates to MFLPINCSWVSPEVPLSSEFFRVIRNELWLFLIPAVLVAILLALFLEEVGFFLRHVKSSRRQQLYLWILGLYPVIALASLIALYIPRSSSLCIFISSLYHSITLLKFMGLITDFFGGKARMLEVLSGEKLSPDPFPCCCCCCLPLVAITRSSLNWMLAGGLQLSVVRSILFFVTLVLWTDEQYDYADVDSINPNLIVNALIGVSTFLSFYGHLLFYNATRGALRGHHVGAKFVCIIAVLVLCGLQGGILETLVSLKVVPGTPPFSVQTRSQLIYHYAVIVEMFCIGLYARHTFRRLEPSEVGEVGEVVVVVEEEEGVDPHTRALEARDKAVQTEDPPVPAPGRSWSRAEAVLGGGGLNNLGYRSDSEEDLCTIEHAPLDCFPFPLRGPAPPHKEAGPPGTNVLNLTSVSVAAQINHDAPNDVTVV; encoded by the exons ATGTTCCTGCCGATCAACTGTAGCTGGGTCAGCCCGGAGGTTCCACTATCTTCAGAGTTTTTCCGCG TGATCAGGAATGAGCTGTGGCTGTTCCTCATCCCAGCCGTTCTGGTGGCCATTTTGCTGGCCTTGTTTCTGGAGGAGGTGGGCTTCTTCCTACGCCACGTCAAGTCGTCACGGCGACAGCAGCTCTACCTGTGGATCCTCGGACTCTATCCC GTGATCGCGCTGGCGTCCCTCATAGCCCTGTACATTCctcgctcatcctccctctgcatcttcatctcctccct GTACCACTCCATCACGCTGCTGAAGTTCATGGGTCTCATCACGGACTTCTTCGGGGGCAAGGCCCGTATGCTGGAGGTCCTGTCTGGGGAGAAGCTGTCTCCTGACCCCTTcccctgttgctgctgctgttgccttCCCCTGGTGGCCATCACCAG GAGCAGCCTGAACTGGATGCTGGCGGGGGGGCTGCAGCTGTCGGTGGTGAGGAGCATCCTGTTCTTCGTCACGCTGGTGCTCTGGACCGACGAGCAGTACGACTACGCAGAC gtGGACTCCATCAACCCAAACCTCATCGTGAACGCCCTCATCGGCGTGTccaccttcctctccttctacGGCCACCTGCTGTTCTACAACGCCACCAGGGGGGCGCTGCGGGGCCACCACGTCGGGGCCAAGTTCGTGTGCATCATCGCCGTGCTGGTGCTGTGCGGCCTGCAGGGGGGCATCCTGGAGACCCTGGTGTCCCTGAAGGTGGTGCCCGGGACCCCGCCCTTCTCCGTGCAGACCCGCTCCCAGC TGATCTACCACTACGCGGTGATCGTGGAGATGTTCTGCATCGGCCTCTACGCTCGCCACACCTTCCGCCGGCTGGAGCCCagcgaggtgggggaggtgggggaggtggtggtggtggtggaggaggaggaaggggtggacCCGCACACCAGGGCACTCGAGGCAAGGGACAAGGCGGTCCAGACGGAGGACCCCCCCGTCCCGGCACCTGGCCGGTCGTGGTCCCGAGCGGAGGCGGTCTTGGGAGGAGGCGGGCTCAATAACCTGGGCTATCGGAGCGACAGCGAGGAGGACCTGTGCACCATCGAGCACGCGCCGCTCGACtgcttccccttccccctgcgCGGCCCGGCCCCCCCCCACAAAGAGGCCGGGCCCCCAGGGACCAACGTTCTGAATCTGACGAGCGTTTCGGTCGCAGCTCAGATTAACCACGACGCACCGAACGATGTGACTGTTGTTTAG
- the LOC130387098 gene encoding protein-serine O-palmitoleoyltransferase porcupine-like, whose amino-acid sequence MEEEAPGRLELLLHLAENCVLTTLQQGLDQVWQLLLLCLLCRICFRTRLPSLVKHVVSMATGSYGLYLFFEVHMLWVLLLGAVCYLVLRLCARSSRRGPFLSGAILVYLLMGELHLIDPVTWNKMRGSQMVVAMKAISLAFDLDRGAVATLPSLAEFLGYVLFVGTVVFGPWISFHGYKNAIESRKISWSWLGSCLLCLLKSQACLVVSTCIAPYLFPFFIPIEGNDVTRKWLHSYESAVSFHFSNYFVGHLSESLTMLSGAGFSEDKDHLKWDMAVVKPLNVEFPRSMVVVVTSWNIPMSRWLNTYIFKNAVKLGTFPAILVTYTASALLHGLSFHLGAVLLSLGFITYIEHVLRKKLAAVFSACILSRPCTADCSHRHKKGWVMVVNVLFGLLAIFHLTYLGSMFDADMDDQAIEQGYLASHTLRRWSELNWASHWAVCVCFLFYCLIK is encoded by the exons ATGGAGGAGGAAGCCCCAGGTCGGCTGGAGCTGTTGCTCCATCTCGCAGAGAACTGCGTCCTCACCACCCTGCAGCAGGGCCTGGACCAGGTGTGGCAGCTGCTTCTCCTCTGTCTGCTCTGCAGGATCTGCTTCAGGACTC GACTTCCATCCCTAGTGAAGCACGTCGTCTCCATGGCGACGGGCTCCTACGGCCTCTACCTGTTCTTCGAGGTGCACATGCTGTGGGTGCTGTTGCTGGGGGCCGTCTGCTACCTGGTCCTGAGGCTCTGCGCCCGCTCCAGCCGCCGGGGCCCCTTCCTCTCCGGGGCCATCCTCGTCTACCTCCTCatggg GGAATTGCATTTGATTGACCCTGTGACATGGAACAAGATGAGAG gctcCCAGATGGTGGTGGCCATGAAGGCCATCTCGCTGGCCTTTGACCTGGACCGGGGGGCCGTGGCCACCTTGCCCTCCCTAGCAGAGTTCCTGGGCTACGTCCTCTTTGTGGGCACCGTCGTCTTCGGACCCTGGATCAGTTTCCATGGCTACAAAAACGCCATTGAGAGTCGTAAGATA AGCTGGTCGTGGCTGGGCAGCtgtctcctctgcctcctcaaGAGCCAGGCCTGTCTGGTGGTGTCCACCTGCATCGCCCCCTACCTCTTCCCCTTCTTCATCCCCATCGAGGGCAACGACGTCACACGCAA GTGGCTCCACAGCTACGAGAGTGCGGTGTCCTTCCACTTCAGTAACTACTTCGTGGGCCACCTCAGTGAGAGCCTCACAATGCTGTCTGGAGCCGGCTTCTCTGAAGACAAGGACCACCTCAAGTG GGACATGGCGGTGGTGAAGCCCCTCAACGTCGAGTTTCCCCGGTCCATGGTTGTCGTGGTGACGTCCTGGAACATCCCCATGTCACGCTGGCTCAACAcct ATATATTCAAAAACGCTGTGAAGCTCGGGACTTTCCCCGCCATCCTGGTGACGTACACGGCCAGCGCTCTTCTGCAT GGTCTGAGCTTTCACCTGGGGGCCGTGCTGCTGTCCCTGGGCTTCATCACCTACATCGAGCACG TTCTTCGCAAGAAGCTTGCAGCCGTTTTCAGCGCCTGCATCCTCTCCAGGCCCTGTACTGCTGACTGCAGCCATCGACACAAGAAG GgttgggtgatggtggtgaacgTGCTGTTCGGTCTGCTGGCCATCTTCCACCTCACGTACCTGGGATCCATGTTCGATGCCGATATGGACGATCAGGCCATAGAACAG GGCTACCTCGCTAGCCACACCCTGCGGAGGTGGTCCGAGCTGAACTGGGCGAGCCACTGGGCGGTCTGCGTCTGCTTTCTCTTCTACTGCCTCATCAAGTGA